From the genome of Triticum aestivum cultivar Chinese Spring chromosome 3B, IWGSC CS RefSeq v2.1, whole genome shotgun sequence, one region includes:
- the LOC123070169 gene encoding S-type anion channel SLAH2, whose amino-acid sequence MELSNKDVQIQMGSQLGEQSSREGLPSLLIQVPSRTIAGFDCVGRDAVSPAALNERNNKDTVISIQAPATPPAAAPVRAYDDTQIPYSLSLSMPASPSGLHFSQFRAASVRRNEARAAVAPSDAKQAEAQSPRLLQQTRFHSQPILHASQINDGTRRADSTRDKRFDPFKTFSGRLERQLSNLRGRPLDPMDLGSHHSKISEETDQVPGTDRYFDALEGPELDTLRATEVPVLPNDEKWPFLLRFPISAFGMVLGVSSQAILWKTLASAPPTAFLHVSLVVAHALWYISLALMGLVSCIYLLKIVFYFEAVRREFYHPIRANFFFAPWIACLFLVQGAPRELAEVHHGVWYMLMAPIFCLELKIYGQWMSGGQRRLSKVANPSNHLSIVGNFVGALLGAKMGIREGPIFFFAIGLAHYIVLFVTLYQRLPTNVTLPKELHPVFFLFVAAPSVASMAWAKINGEFDNGARIAYFIALFLYMSLAVRINFFRGFRFSLAWWAYTFPMTGASIATITYATEVTNVLTRTLSIGLSGIATVTVAGLLVTTMFHAFVLRDLFPNDVSIAITRRKPKFSKILAHFRSSSSDMKELVLSVSKSPNTDSDSSLTDTDPSVTKGKAEP is encoded by the exons ATGGAGTTGAGCAACAAAGACGTCCAAATCCAAATGGGCAGCCAGCTAGGCGAGCAGTCGTCCAGAGAAGGTCTCCCGTCGCTGCTCATCCAGGTTCCATCGCGGACTATCGCCGGCTTCGACTGCGTCGGCCGGGacgccgtctcccccgccgccCTGAACGAGCGGAACAACAAGGACACTGTCATTAGCATCCAGGCGCCGGCGACCCCACCAGCAGCTGCCCCTGTGCGCGCGTACGACGACACGCAGATACCCTACTCCCTTTCCCTCAGCATGCCGGCGTCGCCGTCGGGGCTCCACTTCTCGCAGTTCAGGGCGGCGTCCGTGCGCCGCAACGAGGCGCGCGCGGCGGTGGCGCCCTCCGACGCCAAGCAGGCGGAGGCGCAATCTCCGCGGCTGCTGCAGCAGACGCGGTTCCACTCGCAGCCGATCCTCCACGCGTCCCAGATCAACGACGGGACGCGGAGGGCCGACAGCACGCGCGACAAGCGGTTCGATCCGTTCAAGACCTTCTCCGGCCGCCTCGAGCGGCAGCTCTCCAACCTGCGCGGCCGGCCGCTGGACCCCATGGACCTCGGCTCCCACCATTCCAAGATCTCCGAGGAGACCGACCAGGTTCCCGGCACCGACCGCTACTTCGACGCCCTGGAAGGCCCCGAGCTCGACACCCTCAGG GCCACGGAGGTACCGGTGCTGCCCAACGACGAGAAGTGGCCGTTCCTGCTGCGGTTCCCGATCAGCGCCTTCGGGATGGTCCTCGGCGTGAGCAGCCAGGCGATTCTGTGGAAGACGCTGGCGTCGGCGCCGCCGACGGCGTTCCTGCACGTGAGCCTCGTGGTGGCCCACGCGCTGTGGTACATCTCGCTGGCGCTGATGGGCCTCGTGTCCTGCATCTACCTGCTCAAGATCGTCTTCTACTTCGAGGCGGTCCGGCGCGAGTTCTACCACCCTATACGCGCCAACTTCTTCTTCGCGCCGTGGATCGCCTGCCTCTTCCTGGTGCAGGGCGCCCCGCGGGAGCTGGCCGAGGTGCACCACGGCGTCTGGTACATGCTCATGGCGCCCATCTTCTGCCTCGAGCTCAAGATCTACGGCCAGTGGATGTCCGGTGGCCAGCGTCGGCTGTCCAAGGTGGCCAACCCGTCCAACCACCTCTCCATCGTCGGCAACTTTGTCGGCGCGCTGCTGGGGGCCAAAATGGGCATCCGCGAGGGCCccatcttcttcttcgccatcgggCTTGCGCACTACATTGTCCTGTTCGTCACCCTCTACCAGCGGCTCCCCACCAACGTCACGCTTCCCAAGGAGCTCCACCCGGTCTTCTTCCTCTTCGTTGCGGCGCCCAGTGTCGCCTCCATGGCCTGGGCCAAGATCAACGGCGAGTTCGACAACGGCGCCCGGATAGCCTACTTCATTGCGCTCTTCCTGTACATGTCACTG GCCGTGCGGATCAACTTCTTCAGAGGGTTCCGGTTCTCGCTGGCGTGGTGGGCGTACACGTTCCCGATGACCGGCGCCTCGATCGCGACCATAACGTACGCGACGGAGGTGACCAACGTGCTGACGCGGACGCTGTCGATCGGCCTCTCGGGCATTGCCACCGTCACGGTAGCCGGCCTGCTGGTGACCACCATGTTCCACGCCTTCGTGCTCAGGgacctcttccccaacgacgtctcCATCGCCATCACCCGGAGGAAGCCCAAGTTCAGCAAGATCCTTGCGCACTTCCGCTCCTCCAGCTCCGACATGAAGGAGCTCGTGCTCTCCGTCTCCAAGTCGCCCAACACCGACTCCGATTCCTCGCTCACAGACACCGATCCGTCCGTCACCAAAGGCAAAGCCGAGCCGTAG